A portion of the Heptranchias perlo isolate sHepPer1 unplaced genomic scaffold, sHepPer1.hap1 HAP1_SCAFFOLD_97, whole genome shotgun sequence genome contains these proteins:
- the LOC137320055 gene encoding probable G-protein coupled receptor 139: MGAPVIVEVEKIYYPILAVIGVPAHLMTVVVLSRGNCGLSKCITRYLLGMAVADLLVLIFGVVLYEIKDCYFPFSLLNYTPICSINIALLFMSIDWSVWLTVAFTFDRFVAICHQTFRKKYCTERTAAIVITVVCSLSIMENAPINFVFEPREIINDVPWSCHVKPSVYTLTIWIAFTWLEIILTPFVPFLLILLFNAQTIRHIVQANRVRRGLRGKSNSEDHNDPEVENRRKSIVLLLTISACFMILWSVTFVFFILVQFTEAQLTETSYNAPFTFMEQTGYMLRNLSSCTNTFIYALSQSKFREQLKNLITSPVTLIINLFKSVKQPHWTKT, from the exons ATGGGAGCGCCAGTAATCGTAGAGGTAGAAAAAATATACTACCCTATCCTTGCAGTGATAGGAGTTCCCG CTCATTTGATGACGGTTGTGGTTCTCTCCCGCGGAAACTGtggcctctccaaatgcattacccgtTACCTGTTGGGCATGGCGGTGGCTGATCTACTGGTCCTGATATTTGGAGTGGTCTTGTATGAAATTAAGGACTGTTATTTCCCATTTTCTTTACTGAACTACACTCCTATTTGCAGCATCAATATCGCCCTGCTTTTCATGTCCATCGATTGGTCTGTCTGGTTaactgtcgctttcacctttgaccgATTCGTGGCCATCTGTCACCAAACTTTCCGCAAAAAATATTGCACAGAAAGAACTGCGGCTATCGTTATAACAGTTGTGTGTTCATTAAGTATTATGGAAAACGCTCCAATCAACTTTGTATTCGAACCTCGGGAGATAATTAACGATGTTCCATGGTCCTGCCATGTAAAACCCAGCGTCTATACCTTAACTATATGGATAGCATTCACGTGGTTGGAAATTATTCTGACCCCATTTGTCCCATTTCTcttgattttactgttcaatgctCAAACCATCAGGCACATTGTGCAGGCCAATAGAGTGAGGCGGGGACTCCGTGGAAAAAGTAACAGTGAGGATCACAATGATCCAGAGGTGGAAAACCGAAGGAAGTCCATCGTTTTACTGCTGACCATATCTGCTTGTTTCATGATCTTATGGTCGGTAACGTTCGTCTTTTTCATACTTGTACAGTTTACAGAAGCTCAACTTACAGAAACAAGTTACAATGCCCCTTTCACTTTCATGGAGCAGACCGGCTACATGCTTAGGAATTTGAGTTCATGCACAAACACGTTTATTTATGCACTGTCTCAGAGTAAGTTCAGAGAGCAATTGAAGAATCTTATTACGAGTCCCGTGACCCTCATTATTAATTTATTCAAATCCGTTAAGCAACCGCACTGGACGAAAACGTAA